The Fusobacterium varium genome contains the following window.
TCAGCGTTCATCCTGAGCCAGGATCAAACTCTTCGTTCAATCTATTTTACTCAGTTGCATAACTGATTTTTACACCAATTTATTGTTTGTTGATTTTTATCATCTTTCTCTATTCTGTTGCTAATGTCCTTTTATTTTTCATTTCCGCTTTCCTGCGGTACATTAGTTATAATATCACAAAATTTAGATTTCGTCAATAACTTTTTTTATTTTTTAAAGAAAAAAAGTAAAGGCATTAAATAAGCCGAGTTTTGTATGTGCTGATCATTTATCTAATCCTATAATTGCTTATAGTTTCTAGCAACTTACCCTGAAAGCTGGACGAGCAGCCCTTAACCTTTCCTATTTAGTCTTGCTCCAGAGGGGGTTTACCAAGCTTTCTTAGTCTCCTAAGAAACTGGTGGTCTCTTACACCACCTTTTCACCCTTACCATAATGGCGGTCTATTTTCTGTGGCACTTTCCTTAAAGTTACCTTTAGCAGCCGTTAGCTGCCCTCTTGCTCTGCGGAGCTCGGACTTTCCTCTCCTTGTTACCAAGCAGCGATCAACTTTAATACCTTTTTTTATTTTTTTACTATTTTTTTTCTTTTAACTCTCTTCTCTTTTTTTGAATAGAAAGCACTCTTATTATAATACCAAAAATTACAAAAAATGCAATAGCTATACCACCAAAAATATTAAATTTTTCATTTTTACTGACTTCTTCTTCAATAACTATAGGTTCTTCTATATTTATTTTATCTAAAATTCCATCTATTCCTTCTAAAACTTCTATTGAATATTTTCCAATCTCTCCTTTAGAAAGAGTTCCTTCTGCATTATTTAAAATTAGATTTATATCCTCTTGGTGTTCTTCCACATCAATATCTCTAGAAAAATTTAACTCTATTTTTCCCTTGCTGTTTTCCTCTTTTTTTATATTAAGAATTATAACTTTTTCTGGATCTTCTACACTAAATCCCTCTCCTATTGGAAGAGTATTAACATGTATATGGAGTTTTCTCTTTTCTTCTAATTCTGTTACTTTTTGTTCTACACTAACTTTTTCCTCTTCAGAAAAAAGCTTTAAAGTATCGTTAACTCCTGCATAAGAGTTCCCAATCATTACTATTAATCCAATTACTGTTAAAAGTTTTTTCACTCTTTTCTCCTTAATATATTTCAAAAACAGGTCCATCATTAAAAGTTATAACCTCAATACCCATTCCCTCTATATCTTTCCTTAATAATTCTACAAAACAATTTTCACTTTCAAAATGCCCTATATCAAAAACATTTATTCCTGCTTCTTTGGCATCTAAAGCATCATGATACCCTATATCTCCTGTTATAAATAGATCTGCTCCTAAAGATTTAACTTTTCTCCAATAGCTCATTCCAGAACCATTTATTAAAGCAATTTTTTTTATTGTTTTCTCTCTATTTTCACTAATTATTCTTATATTTTTTATCTCCAAGCTATTTTTAACAAAAGTTGCATATTCATCTATACTCAGCTCTTTTGAAAGTGTATATAGCCTTCCTATTCCAACTTCACTATCAAACTCATTTACATCAATAATCTTTGAATTCTCCACTCCTAATAAATTTAAAATATAATCATTTAAACCATCTTTAGATGAGTCTAAGTTTGTATGCATAGCATATAGTGATCTATTATTCTCTATAAGTTTTATTATTTTTCTTCCTAAATTATCCATTGTTGTTATAGTTTTTACTGGTTTAAAAATCATAGGATGATGTGTAATTATTAATTCTGCTCCATTCTTTATTGCATTTTCAATGGCTTTATCTGTGGCATCAAGAGAAAGTTGAACTTTCCTTACCTCTTGATTTAACTTTCCAACAATCAATCCTACATTGTCCCAGTTTTCTGCATTTGCTTTAGGATATTTTTTTTCTAAATTTCCAATTATATCTTTTACTTTTAAAATCATAAAGTTATCTTCCCTTCAACAGTTGAAAGAATTAAAAGTGCTTCTTGGAAAAGAGTTTCTCCTTGTCCTTTTTCTAGCCCTAATTTTTCCTCTATCTCATATATAGAGTGTCTCTTATCTTTTCCAAACCCAAAATAAAGATTTAAAATCTCTATATGTCTTAAACTTAATCTATTACTTAAGTTAAAAAAGTTTATTTTTTTATCAACTAATCTCTCTCTCTTTTCAATAGCTTCAATACTTGGTAAAAGATCTTCCTCTTTTAGATAAACTTCCCCATGTTCATGCTCTTCTTCATGCTCATGGTGATGCTCTTTTCCAAAGTTTTCTTTTTTAGTTTTAAAGTAGTTCATAAACTCATATTTTATATCTTCTACTTTGCTTTGAATAAATAAAACCATCTCTTTTATTATCCAAAATCTACAATAGTTTTTAAATTCTCCATCTTCCTCTACATTATAATTTGATATAGCTTTCATAAGTCCAACTGTTCCCTCTTGAACAATATCCATATAAGCTATTCCCTCTCTAATATAGTTAAATCCTATTGAGGCTACCTCTCCTAAATATTTTATTACAATCTCTTCACTATCTTCAATATTTTTTAATTGCTCTTTTTCTTTCTCTTCACTTATAACTTCTAAATTAGCTATCTCATCAAGATAATCTATAACAGTTTCCTCTGTAAACTCTTCCATATCTTCTAGCTCTTTTAATTTTATATTTTCAACAACAACTTCAACTTCTAAATCCCTATTCTCTTTTAAAAACTCTTTAAATTTCTCATCTTCAGAATATTTATCTATTATAAGTTTTTCTAAATCTTTTAATTTAATACTTTTCATTCTATCCTCCACTAAAGAAATAGGAGCATAAATGCTCCTATTCCCCTTATACTTTAAAATCCTCTAATTTTTTTCTTCTGCTTGGATGTCTTAATTTTCTTAGAGCTTTTACCTCTATTTGTCTGATTCTCTCTCTTGTTACTTTAAAGATTTTTCCAACTTCTTCTAGAGTTTTAGGAGAACCATCATCTAATCCATATCTATATCTTAAAACTCTCTCTTCTCTACTACTTAATGTATTTAATACTCCATCAAGTTGTTCTCTCAATAAAGATCTATTAGTTAATTCATAAGGATTTAACATTTTTTGATCCTCAACAAAATCTCCAAGTTCGCTATCCTCTTCACTTCCTACTGGAGTTTCTAATGATATAGGATCTTGGTTCATCTCTTGTATAGCTTTTACCTTTTCAACTTCCATTCCTAATCTTTCAGCTAATACTTCTGGAGTTGCATCTTTTCCTGTTTCTTGAAGATAGATTCTAGCTTCCTTTTTAATCTTATTGATAGTTTCTATCATATGAACTGGGATTCTAATTGTTCTACCTTGATCTGCAATAGCTCTTGTTATAGCTTGTCTTATCCACCACGTTGCATAAGTTGAGAATTTATATCCTTTTGTATACTCAAATTTCTCAACTGCTTTCATTAGACCTATATTTCCTTCTTGAATTAGATCTAACAGTTTTAAACCTCTATTAGTATGTTTTTTAGCAATACTTACAACAAGTCTTAAGTTAGCTTCAACTAATTGTTTTTGTGCCCAATCATCACCTTCAAGAGCTCTCTTAGCATATTCAAGCTCTTCATCGTGACTTAATAGAGGGATTTGTCCAATCTCTCTCAAATACATTTTTATAGGCTCATCAACTTTCATATCTCCAGATAGATTAAATAGATCATCACTTATTAATTCATCTTCATTGATCTCTTCTAATTCCTCAGGATTAAAATGATCAAAATCATCTAAATCATCTACTCTATCATCAATAAAGTCATCTATCTCATCATCTTCAGGGAAATCCTCTTTCTCTATTACTTTTATCTCTTCTTCTTCTGGAGCTGGCATCGGTTTTGTTTTCGCTTTAGCTTTAGATTTTTCTTTTGTTTTTAAAGCAGTAACTAGTTTCTTTTCTCTATCTATATCTTCTTTTCTAACGATTTTTATCCCTTGTTCCATCATTCCAGTTATCAATTGTTCTATTTTATCAACTGGAAAATCACTCTTTAGCTCATCGTTTATCTCTTCATAAGTTATACACTTATTTTCCATAGCTTTTCTGACTAAAGAAAGAACTTTTTCGTTTTTTATAAAATCCCTCATTATCTGAAGCCTCCTCTAAAAATTTATAGATTAATTATTTCTTCATACTCTTTATATATATCCAATACTTTAGAGAAATTTCCTGCCCTGCTTAACTGCATCTCTATACTCTTTATTTTCATGAAACGGCTCAAATTCTCTCTATTTTTCATCTGTTCCTTTATCTCTATCCTAAACCATGAGACAAAAATCTCTTCTAATAACTTTTGTGTCTTTTCTTCATCAGAAAAATCATTTATTGCTAAACATACAACTATTTCCCACTCTTCAGTTTCAGATTTTGTTAATTCTATCTCATCTTTTATCTCTTTTATAAGATTCTCTATATCTTCTTCATTTCTTTCAAGATACGAAAATATTTTTTTAGTAAGTGACCCTCTTATATTTTTATTTTTAAAATATTGAAAGTAATTTTTATCTTTAACTATTAAAGCTAATGTTAACTCTTCTAACAATGGAGCTGCTGCTTCTCTTATAAAGTTACTACTCTCTTTTACCTCTTCAAATTTTCTACTTTTCTTTTTATTTTTGTCTATAAGAGTTTCTTTTAATATCTCTTTTTCTATATCTAATTGTTTAGATAATTTATCTAAATATAGACTTTTTTCTAAATCTGTTTCTATACATTGAAAGAAATCTTTAAATCTATTTATAAAATTTTGCTTTGACATTGTATTACTTAAATCATACTCTCTTGAGTAGTACTTAAATAAGAAGTCAAATATCTCCACAGAATTTTTTACAGATTTTAAAAATTCATCTTTTCCATAAGTTTTTAAAAATTCATCTGGGTCCTTTGCTCCCTCAAGAACTAAAACTCTAATATTAAATCCTAAAGATTTTAGTATTAATCCTGCTCTTTCTGTTGCTGATTGCCCTGGTGCATCAGAGTCAAAAGCTAGTATCACATTTGAAGTATATCTCTTTAAAAGCTTTCCCTGTTCCTCAGTAAGTGCTGTTCCTAAAGGTGCCAACGTCACATCAAAACCATATAGATATCCAGATAAAACATCCATATATCCTTCCATTAACATAGCATAATTCTTTTTCTTTATTATGCTACTTCTTTCAAGTCCATATAGATTTCTTCCCTTTTTAAAGATAGGAGTATCTGGTGAATTTATATATTTAGGTATCTCTTTATCCTTTTCAAGAGTTCTTCCCCCAAAAGCTATAACCTTTCCAGAAATTGAGTAGATAGGAAAAATAATTCTATTTCTAAAAGTATCATATTGCCCTTTTTCACTCTCTTTTACTAATCCAAGAGCTATTATATCATTTAAACTATGCCCTTTATTTATAAGATAATCATTTAATTCACTCCACCTATTAGGAGCATAACCTAATCTATTTTCTTTTATAATTTTTGGATTTATCTTTCTATTTGATAGATACTCTAAAGCCTCTCTTCCAGAATTGGTAAATATACTCTCTTGAAAAAAACTATGAGCATCTTCCATTATTTTATAATATCTTTCAAGATTTTCATTCTCTCTAGAATCTTCTCTTATACCTTTTATAGGAATACTGTATTTCTTAGACAGTTCCTCTACTGCCTCAGAAAAACTTATTTTTTTATACTTAGAATAAAATGTTACTGGGTTTCCACCTGCTCCACATACGAAACATTTACAAATATTTTTACTTGGATTCACCATAAAAGATGGTGTAGTGTCTGGATGAAATGGACACAACCCTTTATAACTGGAACCTGATTTTTTTAACTCAACAAACTCTCCAACTACCTCTTCAATTTTTAAACTCTCAATAAGCATATCTATATCTTCAGTTTTGTATTTCATCTAAATACAAAAAACTAAAAATATATGATATTTTTCTTTGATATATTCCTTTAATATGCTTTTTTCAAGTTTATTCATAATTGGCTCCTTGGTCGGTTAAAAAAAATTCCGTTATTCTATAGTATAATATATTTTTTATAAATAATCAAATTTTTCATAATAAAATACAAAAAAGAGAGTAACCTGTATCTTTTAGGTCATTCTCTTTTTGTATATAATTCCCTAAATAAGCTTTTTCATTTCTTCTTGAGTTTGATAATTTAGATAATCATCTTTGATTTTATCTTTATTTTCATCAAAGTCTGCAGCTTTATATTTTACTTCTTTTACTTTTTCAAAAATAAAGATTGCATCATTTATAACTGCTGTTTCTATTTTATTTAAAGGAGCTTTGAATATAAGTTTTGTAAGATCACTGTTATATCCTAGATTTGGAATATATCCAGCATCATTTATATTTGAATATAGTCCACTGTGAAGAACATCTTTATTCTCCTTAGCAAGATCTTCAAATTTAACTTTATTTTCAATTAATTTAGCTTTTAATTCTCCTATCTCTTTCTCTTTTTGTTCTAAAGTTTCTTGAGAAATTTTTGGAGTAACTAATATGTGACTAGCTTTAGCTCTCTCTTCCTCATCATTTCTATCAGCTATATAAATTAGATGTTGTCCAAATACAGTTTCAACTGGTTCAGGGTATATTTTTCCAACCTCTCCTTCAAATACTGCTTTTTGGAAAGGCTCAACCATATCTTTTTTAGAGAACCAACCTAAATCTCCACCATTAGAGTTAGGCTCATCAGTGTTTTCTCTTGCCATATCTGCAAAGTTTTCAACTGTTAATTTCTTTAAAAGTTCATTAGCTTTCTCTTTTGCAGCTGCTTTATCAGCTTCAGAAGGATCAACTTTTAATATTGCAATATAAGCATCTGAGCTTGGGAAAACATCATATGCCATTCTATTTTTATTAAAGAACTCTTTTAATTGCTCATCAGTAGGATTTAAAGAGTTTTTTATATTTTCAAAAAGCTCTCTATTATACTCAGCAAATTTATAATCTAATGGAAGATTTTCATCTACTTTTATTCCTCTAGCAACTGCTTCTTTTGCAAGTTTAAATTGATTATCATAGTATTCTTTACTCAATTCTCTTGCTTTCTCTCTATCACCATTAGTTAAAAATAGATTTTGTAAAGTTTTTCTTGCCATATCTAAATTTGTAACAACAAATCCATCTGATTCTAATTCAGGTCTTTCAACATATGCAGAATACTCATCAGCAATATTATCCAATTTTATCTTATTTCTATATTGCTCTAATAATACTGCATACTCTTCATTACCCTTTATCTCTTTTAACTCTTTTACTATACTATCTTTAACTTCATCTAACTTTTTCCCGTTAAACATAGTATATTGATTTTCATCATAGAATTCTTTTATCTCATCTTCTGTCGGAACAACATTTTCACGAATCTTTTCAAGAGTTTTTGCTACAATAAGATTTTTTTCTAGCTCCTCTTTAAAACTTTTTCTTGTGTATCCTTGTACTTGTAACATTCTCTTAAATTGCTCTCTATTTCCAATAGAACTTTCTATTCTATCATATTGTTCACTAACTTCACTTCCAGGGACTTTTACTTTTAAATCTTTAGCTATTTTCAAAGTTAGATTTTTATCAACAACCTCATTAAAAGCTATAATGTCAATTAAACTTCTATCTATTTTATCTCCTAAATACTTTGAGTAACCATCAATCATTGTAGCTTTTGTTCTTTCTACTTCAAGTTTTGATATTTTTTCTCCATCTAATTTAAAAGCATAAGTTGCTCCACCACTACTCATACTTCCTTTAAGGTTCATTATTGTTAAATAACTTCCACTTAATACAAATAATATAGTGACAAACCAGATAATAGGTTTCATCTGTTTACGAAATTTTCTAATTGCCATAATTATGTATTATCAGATATTCTCTGATAAACTCCCCTTTCCTTTTTTATGTATAGCTTACATTATTTTCAATTAGTTCTTTTTATTTAAAATCTAAACCATATTTTCTAATTTTTTCATAAAGAGTTGTTCTTCCAATTCCAAGAAGTTTTGAAGTTTCTTGTTTATTCCATCTTGTTTTTTGTAGAGCAATAGCTATAACTACTTTTTCTACATCTGCTAAACTATATATCTCTTGTTCAAGGATATCTTTTAATGGTCCAACTCCTACAACTGTTTTATTTTCAACAGTATCAGATTTCATTTTTATTTCAAGTGGTAGATCCTCTATTCCAATTATCTTATCTGTAGAAAGGATAACCATTCTTTCTATCATATTTTTTAACTCTCTGATATTTCCAGGATATGAGTATTCCATTAAATATTTCATAGCTTCTCCTGAAATAACTGGAGTATCTCTATGAAGTTCTCTAACTATCTTATTTAAGAAGTAGTTAGCTAATAGAGGGATATCCTCTTTTCTATCTCTTAGAGGTGGAACTTCAATTGGGAATACAGTTAATCTATGATATAGATCTTTTCTGAATTTTCCCTTTTCTGTTTCATCTTTAAGGTCTTTATCACTAGCAACAATAAATCTTACATCTACTCTTCTAGTTTTATTTCCTCCAACTCTTTTTAACTCTCCATATTCAATAACTCTTAGAAGTTTAGATTGAATTTTTACATCCATAGCTGAAATATCATCTAGGAACATAGTTCCTCCATCAGCTTCTTCTAATAATCCTTTTTTACTTGCATTAGCTCCAGTAAATGCTCCCCTTTCATATCCGAAAAGTTCTCTTTCCATTGTTTCTTCTGGCATAGATGCACAACTTACAACAATGTAATTATTTTTTCTTCTATCACTTTTCTTGAAGATCTCTTTAGCTACTAGCTCTTTTCCAAGTCCATTTTCTCCAGTAATAAGAACAGGTAGATCGCTTTCAGCAACTTTTTCTATTAGGTTTTTAACATCTTTAATTCTTGAAGATTGTCCTACTATTTCAGTTTCTTCTTCACTGCTTAGTAATTTTTCCTCTAATTTTCTCTTTTCTTTTAAAATTTCAAGATTTTTAAGAGCTGGCATTATTATTCTGTTCATCTCTCTTAATTCAACTGGTTTCATCATATAGTTATAGATATCTGCATTTTTTAGTTCATTTAAAATCTCTTCATTTTCATCATCTAAAAGAGCAACTACTACAAAATCTTTTCCTATACCATTTAATTTTCTCTTTGCCTCTGCAAAATTAAACCATGTTAAGTACTCATCTAATAGTACAATATCAAAATCACTTTCTCTTAACATATCTAATGCATCAAGAAGATTATTAAATGTTATAATTTCATATTGTTCTGAAAGTTCTTTTCTTATTTGCTTTAATGTTTCTTTTCTTTCTGAAATCGCTAAAATAGCATTCTTCATACCCATCCTCCCTATTTATATCGTTATTTTCAAAAATAATTCATATTTTATTGTTTTCTACTATAATGTATTATAATAGATATTCTGTATTTTTTCAAGACTATTTTTTATTTTTTTAGTAATAATATGTATAAAATAAGTCTTTGAGCTACTTTGTAAGATTGAAAATATCATTAGCTGAGATATAAACAAATAGTGCAAATAGCAACATCATACCTGCTGCATGTATTCTTTCTTCTATTTTTTTGTTAACTTTTATACCCACTAATTCCAATAAAACAAATATTATTCTACCACCATCAAGTGCAGGAAGAGGAAGTAAATTCAAAATCCCTACATTTACAGAAAGTAAAGCTGTCAACCATGCAAGAATCCCTATCCCTTCTTTTGAGGCTTCACCAACAACCTTTATTATTCCTATTGGTCCACTTATCTCTTCACTTTTTACCTTTCCACTTATTACCATTTTTAATCCATCTAAAGTATCTACCATTATCTTTTTTAATCCTAAAAAACTAGCTTTTATAGACTCTCCTAGAGTAAATTTCTCTATATGGTAATCTGGTAAAATTCCTAATATATATCTTTTTGTTTCAGGTTCATAAGTTAATTTCAAATCTACATCTTTTTTCTCATTATCTCTCTCAATAACAAGTTTTATCTCATCTTTTTTTTCTAAACCACTTACAGTTTTACTTATATCATCCCAGTTATTGATATTTACTCCATTTATTGATAAAATCTTATCTTTAGGTAATAAAACTTTACTTCCATTACTCTTTTCTAAAACATGTCCTACTATTGCTTCCTTACTTTGAACAGCTTTTCCATTTATATTAAGCATTATAAAAATAATAGAAAAAGCAAGCAAAAAGTTCATAAATACACCAGCAAAAAGTACTACTAATCTAGCAAAAGGTGACTTACTATTAAAGCCATCTTCTACTTTACTATCAACTTCCATTCCCTCTATATTTACAAAACCACCTAGTGGAATTGCTCTAAAAGAGTATGTTGTATTTATTGTATCATATGAGTATACTTGAGGTCCCATACCTATTGAAAATTCACTTACAGGCATTTTAAAAAATTTTGCTGTAACAAAATGTCCTAGTTCATGAATAAATATAATTATCCCTAGTACAATTATTGCTGCTATTATGTTCATCTATTTCCTCCATTATAAAACTACTTTCTCTACAAGAGAAAAAACCTCTTCCCCTATCTCTTCAATAGTTTTTATTCTATCTCCATCACTGCACTTTATCTCTTTCCAATTATATATATTAGCTATTTTACAAGCATTTGCATGAGATTCCTTTAAATATTCCTTATCTCTTTCGTGAATATCCTTTTTCTCTTCACCAGTTATCTTATTTTTTCTCTCTGCCATTAATTTTACTGCCATATCAGTTGGCATATTTAAAAATATTACCAAGTCTGGACGAGGTATCCCCATTTTCTCATACTCTAAATCCTCTAACCAATTTAGATACTGTTTCTTCTCATCTAAATCTTTAATTTTAGAAGCTTGATGTACCATATTTGAAGTTACATATCTATCTGTAACTATTATTCCATCTTCATTATAAAATTTTTCCCAATCTGTTTTAAACGAAGCATATCTATCTATTGCATACATTGTAGATACAGGATAGGGATTTACCTTCATTGCATCTTCTCCAAATGCTCCTGCTAGATACATCTTTACTGGTTCACAAGCTGGGCTATCATAATTGGGAAAAGATATTTTTTTAACTTTTAACCCTTTCTCCTCTAACTTTTCAAATAATTTTTTAGTTTGTGTTTCTTTTCCACTTGAATCTGTTCCCTCTATAACTATAAGTTTTCCCATTTTTACTCCTCTTTCTCTCCATATTCACTATATACCCATTCTCTTGTCTCTCTATCTACACTTTTAACAGTTTCAACACTATCTATCTCTATAGTAATATGTCTTTCCATAGCTTTTTCTATTATCTCATATATTGTTAAAAATCCTATTTTTCCTTTCATAAACAATTCTACTGCCACTTCATTTGCTGCATTAAATACTGCTGGCATAGACTTTCCTCTTCTCCCTGCTCTATATGCAAGTTCTACTCCTCTAAAAGTTTTATTATCCACTTGTTCAAAAGTCAATGTTGAGGCTTTTGTAAAATCAAGAGGCTCAAAAACTCTGTTTGCTTCTCTCTCTGGATATGTAAAAGCATATTGAATAGGAAGTTTCATATCTGGTGCTCCTAGTTGTGCTATTACAGCTCTATCTTTAAATTCTACCATAGAATGAATTATACTTTGAGGATGAACTAAAACCTCTATATTATCATAGTCTACTCCAAAAAGTTCATGAGCTTCTATAACTTCTAATCCTTTATTTACTAATGATGATGAATCTATAGTTATCTTTTTACCCATAGACCAGTTAGGATGTTTAAGTGCATCTTCTACCTTTACATTTCTTAGTTCCTCTACACTTTTCCCTCTAAAAGTTCCACCACTAGCAGTTATTATAAGCTTATTTACCTCATTTTTTCTTCCACCTAACATAGATTGAAATATTGCTGAATGCTCACTATCTACTGGTACTATCTCTGCTTTTGGATACTCTTTTAAAAGTTTATTTATATATTCTCCAGCTGCAACCATTGTTTCCTTGTTAGCAAGAGCTATTCTCTTTTCATTTTTTATTCCTGCCACTGTTGCCTCTATTCCTATAGCTCCACTTACAGCTGTTAAAAGAATATCATAATCTTTTAGGTTAGCTAATTCTGTCAATCCACTATCTCCTAAAAATAGCTTTACTTCTGGAAACTCTTTACCTATTTCTAAGTATCCCTCTTCAGTTCCTACACAAACATATTTAGGAGAAAATTCTTTTATTTGCTCAATTAATAGTTTATGATTTCTATTTCCACTTAAAGCTACTACTTGAAACTTTCCATTGCTATTTCTTATTACATCTAATGCACTTGTTCCTATACTTCCTGTTGAACCTAATACAACTATTCTTTTCATTAAACCTTCCTCCTACGAAAAAAACAGGGTGAATAAAATTTTTCACCCAATAATTTTATATTATAGTACTACAATTTTTAATAGATAATAAACAACTGGAGCTACAAAAAG
Protein-coding sequences here:
- a CDS encoding Nif3-like dinuclear metal center hexameric protein, which translates into the protein MILKVKDIIGNLEKKYPKANAENWDNVGLIVGKLNQEVRKVQLSLDATDKAIENAIKNGAELIITHHPMIFKPVKTITTMDNLGRKIIKLIENNRSLYAMHTNLDSSKDGLNDYILNLLGVENSKIIDVNEFDSEVGIGRLYTLSKELSIDEYATFVKNSLEIKNIRIISENREKTIKKIALINGSGMSYWRKVKSLGADLFITGDIGYHDALDAKEAGINVFDIGHFESENCFVELLRKDIEGMGIEVITFNDGPVFEIY
- a CDS encoding RNA polymerase subunit sigma, with translation MKSIKLKDLEKLIIDKYSEDEKFKEFLKENRDLEVEVVVENIKLKELEDMEEFTEETVIDYLDEIANLEVISEEKEKEQLKNIEDSEEIVIKYLGEVASIGFNYIREGIAYMDIVQEGTVGLMKAISNYNVEEDGEFKNYCRFWIIKEMVLFIQSKVEDIKYEFMNYFKTKKENFGKEHHHEHEEEHEHGEVYLKEEDLLPSIEAIEKRERLVDKKINFFNLSNRLSLRHIEILNLYFGFGKDKRHSIYEIEEKLGLEKGQGETLFQEALLILSTVEGKITL
- the rpoD gene encoding RNA polymerase sigma factor RpoD; this encodes MRDFIKNEKVLSLVRKAMENKCITYEEINDELKSDFPVDKIEQLITGMMEQGIKIVRKEDIDREKKLVTALKTKEKSKAKAKTKPMPAPEEEEIKVIEKEDFPEDDEIDDFIDDRVDDLDDFDHFNPEELEEINEDELISDDLFNLSGDMKVDEPIKMYLREIGQIPLLSHDEELEYAKRALEGDDWAQKQLVEANLRLVVSIAKKHTNRGLKLLDLIQEGNIGLMKAVEKFEYTKGYKFSTYATWWIRQAITRAIADQGRTIRIPVHMIETINKIKKEARIYLQETGKDATPEVLAERLGMEVEKVKAIQEMNQDPISLETPVGSEEDSELGDFVEDQKMLNPYELTNRSLLREQLDGVLNTLSSREERVLRYRYGLDDGSPKTLEEVGKIFKVTRERIRQIEVKALRKLRHPSRRKKLEDFKV
- a CDS encoding DNA primase; translation: MKYKTEDIDMLIESLKIEEVVGEFVELKKSGSSYKGLCPFHPDTTPSFMVNPSKNICKCFVCGAGGNPVTFYSKYKKISFSEAVEELSKKYSIPIKGIREDSRENENLERYYKIMEDAHSFFQESIFTNSGREALEYLSNRKINPKIIKENRLGYAPNRWSELNDYLINKGHSLNDIIALGLVKESEKGQYDTFRNRIIFPIYSISGKVIAFGGRTLEKDKEIPKYINSPDTPIFKKGRNLYGLERSSIIKKKNYAMLMEGYMDVLSGYLYGFDVTLAPLGTALTEEQGKLLKRYTSNVILAFDSDAPGQSATERAGLILKSLGFNIRVLVLEGAKDPDEFLKTYGKDEFLKSVKNSVEIFDFLFKYYSREYDLSNTMSKQNFINRFKDFFQCIETDLEKSLYLDKLSKQLDIEKEILKETLIDKNKKKSRKFEEVKESSNFIREAAAPLLEELTLALIVKDKNYFQYFKNKNIRGSLTKKIFSYLERNEEDIENLIKEIKDEIELTKSETEEWEIVVCLAINDFSDEEKTQKLLEEIFVSWFRIEIKEQMKNRENLSRFMKIKSIEMQLSRAGNFSKVLDIYKEYEEIINL
- a CDS encoding peptidylprolyl isomerase, which codes for MAIRKFRKQMKPIIWFVTILFVLSGSYLTIMNLKGSMSSGGATYAFKLDGEKISKLEVERTKATMIDGYSKYLGDKIDRSLIDIIAFNEVVDKNLTLKIAKDLKVKVPGSEVSEQYDRIESSIGNREQFKRMLQVQGYTRKSFKEELEKNLIVAKTLEKIRENVVPTEDEIKEFYDENQYTMFNGKKLDEVKDSIVKELKEIKGNEEYAVLLEQYRNKIKLDNIADEYSAYVERPELESDGFVVTNLDMARKTLQNLFLTNGDREKARELSKEYYDNQFKLAKEAVARGIKVDENLPLDYKFAEYNRELFENIKNSLNPTDEQLKEFFNKNRMAYDVFPSSDAYIAILKVDPSEADKAAAKEKANELLKKLTVENFADMARENTDEPNSNGGDLGWFSKKDMVEPFQKAVFEGEVGKIYPEPVETVFGQHLIYIADRNDEEERAKASHILVTPKISQETLEQKEKEIGELKAKLIENKVKFEDLAKENKDVLHSGLYSNINDAGYIPNLGYNSDLTKLIFKAPLNKIETAVINDAIFIFEKVKEVKYKAADFDENKDKIKDDYLNYQTQEEMKKLI
- a CDS encoding sigma-54-dependent Fis family transcriptional regulator, producing MKNAILAISERKETLKQIRKELSEQYEIITFNNLLDALDMLRESDFDIVLLDEYLTWFNFAEAKRKLNGIGKDFVVVALLDDENEEILNELKNADIYNYMMKPVELREMNRIIMPALKNLEILKEKRKLEEKLLSSEEETEIVGQSSRIKDVKNLIEKVAESDLPVLITGENGLGKELVAKEIFKKSDRRKNNYIVVSCASMPEETMERELFGYERGAFTGANASKKGLLEEADGGTMFLDDISAMDVKIQSKLLRVIEYGELKRVGGNKTRRVDVRFIVASDKDLKDETEKGKFRKDLYHRLTVFPIEVPPLRDRKEDIPLLANYFLNKIVRELHRDTPVISGEAMKYLMEYSYPGNIRELKNMIERMVILSTDKIIGIEDLPLEIKMKSDTVENKTVVGVGPLKDILEQEIYSLADVEKVVIAIALQKTRWNKQETSKLLGIGRTTLYEKIRKYGLDFK
- a CDS encoding site-2 protease family protein — protein: MNIIAAIIVLGIIIFIHELGHFVTAKFFKMPVSEFSIGMGPQVYSYDTINTTYSFRAIPLGGFVNIEGMEVDSKVEDGFNSKSPFARLVVLFAGVFMNFLLAFSIIFIMLNINGKAVQSKEAIVGHVLEKSNGSKVLLPKDKILSINGVNINNWDDISKTVSGLEKKDEIKLVIERDNEKKDVDLKLTYEPETKRYILGILPDYHIEKFTLGESIKASFLGLKKIMVDTLDGLKMVISGKVKSEEISGPIGIIKVVGEASKEGIGILAWLTALLSVNVGILNLLPLPALDGGRIIFVLLELVGIKVNKKIEERIHAAGMMLLFALFVYISANDIFNLTK